In a single window of the Salvelinus namaycush isolate Seneca chromosome 6, SaNama_1.0, whole genome shotgun sequence genome:
- the LOC120049848 gene encoding vesicle transport protein GOT1B-like, which produces MISLTDSQKIGMGLTGFGVFFLFFGMILFFDKALLAIGNILFVAGLSFVIGLERTFRFFFQKHKMKATSFFLGGVLIVLIGWPIVGVVLEVYGFFLLFRGFFPVAVGFIRRIPILGSLLNLPFISGFVDKVGESNTMV; this is translated from the exons ATGATCTCTCTAACGGACTCACAGA AGATCGGAATGGGACTTACAGGCTTCGGCGTGTTTTTCCTCTTTTTTGGAATGATCCTGTTTTTTGACAAAGCCCTCCTTGCAATAGGAAAT atCTTGTTTGTGGCTGGCCTGTCGTTTGTGATCGGTCTGGAGAGGACGTTCCGCTTCTTCTTCCAGAAACACAAGATGAAGGCCACCAGCTTCTTCCTGGGAGGAGTGTTGATTGTTCTTATAGGCTGGCCCATTGTGGGAGTGGTCCTGGAGGTCTATGGCTTTTTCCTTTTATTCAg GGGTTTCTTCCCAGTGGCAGTAGGCTTCATCAGAAGGATACCCATCCTGGGCTCCCTGCTAAACCTCCCATTCATCAGTGGG tttgTGGACAAAGTGGGAGAGAGCAACACCATGGTATAA
- the LOC120049064 gene encoding spexin prohormone 1-like: protein MKFQGVRTITAYALALLLLVTLVSHSWSAPKGSFQRRNWSPQAMLYLKGTQGRRFISEDRKEGDVYDTLHLETRSQNTEKLSVNQAATVLLNFLQQAKEDGEENPEQLYFQDLPAWKREYF, encoded by the exons ATGAAG TTTCAGGGTGTGAGGACTATTACAGCTTATGCACTTGCTCTTTTACTTCTGGTAACGCTCGTCTCCCATTCGTGGAGCGCACCGAAAGGCAGTTTCCAGAGGAGAAATTGGTCACCTCAGGCAATGCTGTACCTCAAGGGCACTC AGGGACGGCGGTTTATCAGCGAGGACAGAAAAGAGGGAGACGTATATGACACATTACATTTAG AGACTCGGAGTCAAAACACAGAGAAACTCAGTGTGAACCAGGCAGCCACAGTCCTGCTCAATTTCCTGCAGCAAGCCAAGGAGGATG GAGAAGAAAATCCTGAACAGCTGTACTTTCAAGACTTGCCGGCATGGAAAAGAGAGTACTTCTGA